Proteins encoded within one genomic window of Deltaproteobacteria bacterium:
- a CDS encoding UDP-glucose/GDP-mannose dehydrogenase family protein — translation MTSSLPESFPTIGVVGLSHLGLVWSMGYAHLGFNVIGFDTDKETVSSLNRHVIPLEEPGLEELLKKHHSQLAFTHDPAALGQCPVIYFARDVPMDEEGNIDLSEIDALLDAVIPCLPRHVEFIFMGQVPVGYTRKLSGKIRKRRPDLPFNLTYCVEIVSLGTAIDNFLHRDYTLLGVADPDKEQSAPLVRKVLEPFGAKLLCVSYESAELMKGARNILMASHLSFVNTLADYCEKLGARIHEVTSGMKLDKKFSPHSPWRAGLGFAGGHFERDLSTWIRLAEENGLNAGFLKSIVKYNKERHAWLDQALKRHVFSTASEKPVIALWGLSYKKGTDSTHNSHALRIIRRYSHQADLRVFDPVARLPKSVVGVRIYEDKLDALRGADCLIILTEWEEFALPDATPLLEYMRRPVVIDCVNILPQKMVEGGGLVRVVAGEPLAL, via the coding sequence ATGACATCCTCTTTGCCTGAATCGTTTCCAACCATCGGCGTCGTGGGTCTCTCCCACCTCGGACTTGTCTGGAGCATGGGCTATGCCCACCTTGGTTTCAACGTGATCGGGTTCGATACCGACAAAGAGACCGTTTCTTCCCTCAACCGTCATGTCATTCCTCTTGAAGAGCCGGGGTTGGAAGAGTTGCTCAAAAAACATCATTCTCAACTCGCGTTTACGCATGATCCGGCCGCTCTCGGACAATGTCCCGTCATTTACTTTGCCAGGGATGTCCCCATGGACGAGGAGGGAAATATCGACCTGTCGGAGATTGACGCCCTCCTCGATGCCGTTATCCCCTGCCTGCCCCGTCATGTTGAATTTATTTTTATGGGGCAGGTCCCTGTCGGCTATACAAGAAAATTGTCCGGGAAAATCCGGAAACGACGGCCTGATCTCCCGTTCAACCTTACCTACTGCGTGGAAATTGTGAGCCTCGGCACGGCAATCGACAACTTTCTCCATCGTGACTATACCCTTTTGGGCGTTGCGGACCCCGACAAGGAACAGAGTGCCCCCCTTGTCAGGAAAGTCCTGGAACCCTTCGGCGCAAAACTCCTGTGCGTTTCCTACGAGAGCGCCGAACTGATGAAAGGGGCGCGAAACATCCTGATGGCCTCTCACCTCTCCTTTGTGAACACGCTGGCCGATTACTGCGAAAAGTTGGGCGCTCGTATTCATGAAGTGACCTCCGGCATGAAACTCGACAAAAAATTTTCTCCCCACAGCCCCTGGCGGGCCGGACTCGGCTTTGCCGGAGGCCATTTTGAGAGAGATCTTTCCACCTGGATTCGCCTCGCGGAAGAAAACGGGTTAAATGCCGGTTTCTTGAAATCCATCGTGAAATACAACAAGGAAAGACACGCATGGCTTGATCAGGCCTTGAAGAGGCATGTCTTTTCCACGGCATCCGAAAAGCCGGTGATCGCGCTCTGGGGGCTCTCCTACAAGAAAGGGACCGATTCGACTCATAACTCCCACGCTCTAAGGATCATTCGCCGCTATAGCCATCAAGCTGACTTGAGGGTCTTTGACCCCGTAGCAAGACTTCCAAAATCTGTTGTCGGGGTCCGGATTTACGAGGACAAATTGGATGCGCTTCGAGGAGCCGATTGTCTGATCATCCTTACGGAGTGGGAGGAGTTTGCCCTCCCGGATGCAACCCCTCTCTTGGAATATATGCGAAGGCCGGTCGTCATCGATTGCGTCAATATTCTCCCGCAAAAGATGGTCGAGGGCGGAGGTTTGGTGCGAGTCGTTGCCGGAGAGCCTTTGGCCTTATGA
- a CDS encoding SDR family oxidoreductase, with product MSHPKKLQGKRIVITGGSMGIGYAVAEECCRQGGEVSLVARNRAALVQAHEKLAHHPGKNTVHPADVGDLEQVRLLSRELSVQFKQIDGLVNCAGLYGPIGQLQETDPREFARAVNINLMGTYYMCRFLIPLMNGVDRAKIVNYSGGGGSTPLPNYSAYACSKAAVIRLTENMALELAGLRVDVNVIAPGFVPTRIHLQTLEVGARAGKSFYESTRKQMEEKTGSPTRAAQLTAFLLSSRSDGISGKLISAIWDPWEEPAFQEKLHGKDFAALRRIDGKQFKENPG from the coding sequence ATGAGTCATCCAAAAAAACTTCAGGGGAAACGCATCGTCATCACCGGCGGTAGCATGGGAATCGGCTACGCTGTGGCCGAGGAATGTTGCCGCCAGGGGGGTGAGGTTTCTCTCGTCGCCAGGAATCGGGCGGCCCTGGTTCAAGCGCATGAGAAGCTCGCACACCACCCGGGTAAAAATACGGTCCACCCGGCCGATGTCGGCGACCTGGAACAGGTCCGCCTCCTTTCAAGGGAATTGTCCGTTCAATTCAAACAAATCGACGGATTGGTCAATTGTGCGGGGCTCTACGGGCCGATCGGACAACTCCAGGAAACCGATCCCCGCGAATTCGCAAGGGCGGTGAACATCAACCTTATGGGGACTTACTACATGTGCCGCTTCCTGATCCCCCTCATGAACGGGGTGGATCGCGCCAAGATTGTCAACTATTCGGGAGGGGGAGGATCGACTCCCCTCCCCAACTACTCCGCCTACGCCTGTAGCAAGGCGGCGGTTATCCGATTGACGGAAAATATGGCCCTGGAGCTTGCCGGGCTTCGAGTCGACGTCAATGTCATCGCTCCCGGTTTTGTCCCCACACGAATCCATCTGCAGACCCTCGAAGTCGGGGCCCGGGCCGGAAAGTCCTTTTACGAAAGCACCCGGAAGCAAATGGAAGAAAAAACCGGTTCTCCAACACGCGCGGCGCAACTGACCGCCTTCCTTCTCTCCTCCCGATCCGACGGCATTTCCGGAAAATTAATCAGCGCCATCTGGGACCCCTGGGAAGAGCCGGCGTTTCAGGAGAAGTTGCACGGAAAAGATTTTGCCGCCTTGCGCCGGATCGACGGCAAACAGTTCAAAGAGAACCCCGGATAA
- a CDS encoding UTP--glucose-1-phosphate uridylyltransferase: MKEFVKSGNLMRGIRKAVIPVAGHGTRFLPLTKVVPKQLFPLGKKPVIQYVVEEAVASGIEEIIFVCHPDKKQTVDYFRTDPGLKRFLAKAKKKREIKTLCGIESMATYRTAYQDRPLGLGHAVWCARQAVAGEPFLVLLPDVIICHPKPASRQLIRQCRDQWGLLVTRVPPSRIEAYGVIEGQKLSDRNYRLKGAVEKPKPHEAPSNLGIVGRYLFPPSIFDHLENAKKGALGEFQLTDAIDALIKSEPGRAILCQGKIFDVGTLEGFAQAWAGFIRGSL, encoded by the coding sequence GTGAAAGAATTCGTCAAGTCGGGAAATCTTATGAGGGGCATCCGCAAGGCGGTCATTCCCGTTGCCGGTCACGGCACAAGATTTCTTCCCTTGACCAAGGTCGTTCCCAAGCAACTTTTCCCGCTCGGCAAGAAACCGGTTATCCAATATGTTGTCGAGGAGGCGGTCGCCTCCGGCATCGAAGAAATCATCTTTGTCTGTCATCCGGATAAAAAGCAGACCGTCGATTATTTCCGGACGGATCCCGGTTTAAAAAGATTTCTTGCGAAGGCGAAAAAAAAGCGTGAGATCAAAACCCTCTGCGGGATTGAGTCGATGGCCACCTACCGGACGGCCTATCAGGATCGGCCGCTTGGTTTGGGACATGCCGTTTGGTGCGCCCGGCAAGCGGTTGCCGGAGAGCCTTTTTTGGTGCTGTTGCCCGACGTGATTATTTGTCATCCAAAACCGGCCTCTCGACAACTGATTCGCCAATGTCGGGATCAATGGGGCCTTCTGGTGACCAGGGTCCCTCCATCCAGGATCGAGGCCTATGGGGTTATTGAGGGGCAAAAGCTCTCCGACCGAAACTACCGTTTAAAAGGCGCCGTCGAGAAACCAAAGCCCCATGAAGCGCCATCGAACCTCGGCATTGTCGGCCGCTATCTTTTTCCCCCCTCGATCTTCGATCATCTTGAAAATGCAAAAAAGGGGGCTCTGGGGGAATTCCAGTTGACGGATGCCATCGATGCCCTGATAAAAAGCGAACCCGGAAGGGCAATTTTGTGTCAGGGAAAGATCTTTGACGTCGGAACGCTTGAGGGGTTCGCACAGGCCTGGGCCGGTTTTATCCGGGGTTCTCTTTGA
- a CDS encoding YdcF family protein, producing the protein MREASFFYSLFKEILDPICLFFLVIVIAVIFRSRKKISRLLLVSPLIVLYLASIGPTSFLLMKTIQRGCDSRADSLNGLDAVVILGAGARDGGLWNDGQLAEETSFRLLQGLEVFRAGEARFLVLSGGVSAGRFSEAEVMGHVAVRLGVPAEKIVIEGKSGNTRQHAPELRRLGLPRSAKIGIVTSAVHMRRSEMNFRPFFDNPVLLPVGCLEGTIKLSPQMLVPGIRPLNASSSVFYEILGMIKDTFLGARP; encoded by the coding sequence ATGAGAGAAGCAAGTTTTTTTTATTCCCTCTTCAAGGAAATCCTCGATCCGATATGCCTGTTTTTCCTGGTTATCGTCATCGCCGTGATTTTCCGGAGTCGGAAGAAGATCTCGCGTCTCTTGCTCGTGTCGCCCTTGATCGTCCTTTATCTTGCCAGTATCGGCCCCACTTCTTTCCTCCTGATGAAGACCATCCAAAGGGGTTGCGATTCGAGAGCCGATTCGCTCAACGGGCTTGATGCCGTTGTCATCCTTGGTGCGGGCGCCAGAGACGGGGGGCTTTGGAACGACGGCCAACTTGCCGAGGAAACCTCTTTCCGCCTTCTCCAGGGCCTTGAGGTTTTCCGCGCCGGCGAAGCCCGGTTTTTGGTCCTTTCGGGCGGAGTGAGCGCCGGTCGATTCAGCGAGGCAGAGGTGATGGGCCACGTGGCTGTCCGGCTTGGCGTTCCTGCTGAAAAAATCGTGATTGAGGGGAAATCCGGAAATACCCGCCAACATGCCCCCGAGCTTCGACGTTTGGGTCTGCCCCGTTCCGCAAAAATCGGAATCGTGACCTCCGCGGTTCATATGAGGAGATCCGAAATGAATTTTCGTCCCTTTTTTGACAATCCGGTTCTTTTGCCGGTAGGGTGCCTTGAAGGAACAATAAAATTATCCCCTCAAATGCTGGTTCCGGGAATTCGTCCACTGAACGCTTCTTCATCCGTTTTTTATGAGATTCTCGGCATGATCAAAGACACCTTCCTGGGAGCGAGACCATGA
- a CDS encoding NAD-dependent epimerase/dehydratase family protein produces the protein MKRVLVTGASGFIGRRLVARLEEEGCLVRALVHSRTPDRSGPVLLETVTGDVRDAGVMKRATQGVDTVFHLAGKVHEVLEVRNHGEDYFAVNVEGTRNLLEGAMAAGVERFIFFSSVKAMGEETPRCFDETEEAQPVTAYGKSKREAEEIVLNYGKKSPMHVACLRLPLVYGIENKGNVSRMIAWIHRGFFPPLPALDNRRSMVSVEDVVSAALLVARNPRAKGQCYIVTDGKNYSTTELYREILCVLGKPTPRWRVPLGLLKFLARAGDVVERLLRRRFIFDSDSLGKLTGSAWYSCDKIVREVHYRPSVTFRDALPEMIRGYRRKAA, from the coding sequence ATGAAGCGAGTGCTGGTTACAGGGGCCTCCGGTTTCATCGGCCGCCGTTTGGTCGCGAGGCTTGAAGAGGAAGGGTGTCTTGTACGGGCCCTCGTCCACTCCCGCACTCCGGACCGTTCGGGGCCCGTTCTTCTTGAAACCGTCACGGGTGATGTCCGCGACGCCGGGGTCATGAAAAGGGCCACACAGGGCGTTGACACCGTCTTTCATCTCGCCGGCAAGGTTCACGAGGTTTTGGAGGTTCGGAATCATGGGGAGGATTATTTCGCCGTCAATGTGGAAGGAACCCGAAATCTTCTCGAGGGGGCGATGGCCGCGGGGGTCGAACGATTTATTTTTTTCAGCAGTGTCAAGGCCATGGGCGAGGAGACACCGCGATGTTTCGATGAAACGGAGGAGGCTCAACCGGTCACTGCTTATGGAAAATCCAAACGGGAAGCGGAAGAAATCGTGTTGAACTACGGGAAAAAATCTCCCATGCATGTTGCCTGCCTCCGCCTTCCTCTCGTCTATGGCATTGAAAACAAGGGGAACGTTTCGAGGATGATCGCCTGGATTCATCGGGGATTTTTCCCCCCGCTTCCGGCTTTGGACAACCGCCGGAGCATGGTCTCCGTCGAGGATGTGGTGAGCGCGGCGCTTCTTGTCGCAAGGAATCCCCGTGCGAAAGGCCAATGTTATATTGTCACGGACGGCAAAAATTACTCGACAACGGAACTTTACAGGGAAATACTTTGCGTTTTGGGAAAACCGACCCCTCGTTGGCGGGTTCCGCTCGGGTTGCTGAAATTTCTGGCCCGGGCGGGCGATGTCGTCGAACGCCTCCTCCGGCGCCGGTTTATTTTTGATTCCGATTCCCTGGGGAAATTGACGGGATCCGCCTGGTATTCTTGCGACAAGATCGTTCGTGAGGTCCATTACCGCCCTTCGGTGACCTTCAGGGACGCCCTGCCGGAAATGATCAGGGGGTATCGGAGAAAGGCGGCATGA
- a CDS encoding sugar transferase: MKRLFDIVLALFLSAVFLLPSFIIACAVRLTAKGPVLYWSERIGRFNRIFLMPKFRTMRVDTPQMATHIMKNPEQWLTPVGNILRRTSLDELPQLWSILKGDMTFVGPRPALFNQHDLIALRKETRVDQLVPGLTGWAQINGRDELPISQKVKLDVEYLQKRSFYFDLKILFITIFKAPYGIGVSH; encoded by the coding sequence ATGAAGAGGCTATTCGACATTGTTTTGGCCCTTTTTTTATCAGCCGTTTTCTTATTGCCGTCTTTCATCATTGCATGCGCCGTCCGACTCACTGCGAAAGGACCGGTACTCTACTGGTCTGAGCGGATCGGGCGTTTTAACCGAATTTTCCTGATGCCCAAGTTTCGAACCATGAGAGTGGATACTCCTCAAATGGCCACTCACATCATGAAAAATCCGGAACAATGGTTGACGCCTGTCGGCAATATTTTGCGGCGCACAAGCCTGGATGAATTACCCCAGTTATGGAGCATTTTGAAAGGAGATATGACTTTTGTGGGGCCAAGACCGGCCCTGTTCAACCAACACGATCTGATCGCCCTCAGAAAAGAAACAAGAGTTGACCAGCTTGTACCCGGCTTAACCGGCTGGGCGCAAATAAACGGCCGGGATGAATTGCCCATTTCCCAGAAGGTCAAGCTTGATGTGGAATATTTGCAGAAACGGTCATTTTATTTTGACTTGAAAATTCTTTTTATCACAATATTCAAGGCCCCTTACGGTATTGGAGTCAGCCACTGA
- a CDS encoding FAD-dependent oxidoreductase, whose amino-acid sequence MSVDPVTSTVCIVGGGPAGVTLALLLLRQGIPVTLLEAGNDFDRDFRGDTLSPGVLEIMDEMGLVERLLKLKNGAAVKTVNYVHRDRDWVVADFSRLKSRFPYLFVLPQRDFLEFMIQEATHLPGFELLMGATVHDLIEKEGIICGVRYKKNGQSQEICSSLTVGADGRTSRVRKLAGLEMRRMASPIDLICFRIPRLSTDPAPKALNVYVGDGYYFGIWDRFDYWQINAAIPKGSYAALRSLGIVHLQKQLIPVLPELALRMGGLQWSDVSTLCVEPGMASRWYRPGLLLIGDAAHVMSPAGGVGINCAIQDAVATTNVLTLPLRRGDARLKDLAEVQRIRKWPVWLMQKLQDQAQKRLITKALTTKKYRIPFYMQHSWTRDLATRITGMGINPVHVKRF is encoded by the coding sequence CTGAGCGTGGATCCAGTGACCTCAACCGTCTGCATTGTCGGCGGAGGTCCCGCCGGAGTCACGCTGGCCCTTCTGCTCTTAAGGCAGGGCATTCCCGTGACGCTTCTGGAAGCAGGAAACGACTTCGACCGTGATTTCCGCGGTGACACTCTCAGCCCGGGCGTCCTGGAGATCATGGACGAGATGGGGCTCGTGGAGCGCCTCCTGAAGCTTAAGAACGGGGCCGCAGTCAAGACCGTCAACTACGTCCATCGGGACCGCGATTGGGTCGTGGCCGATTTCAGCCGCTTGAAAAGCCGATTCCCCTACCTGTTTGTTCTGCCCCAAAGGGATTTTTTGGAATTCATGATTCAGGAGGCAACCCATCTACCCGGATTTGAGCTCCTGATGGGTGCAACGGTTCATGACCTTATCGAAAAAGAGGGAATCATCTGCGGCGTTCGCTATAAAAAGAACGGTCAAAGCCAGGAGATCTGTTCGTCCCTGACGGTCGGCGCGGATGGACGCACCTCCAGGGTCCGCAAGTTGGCTGGCCTCGAAATGCGGCGGATGGCCTCTCCGATTGATCTGATCTGTTTCCGCATTCCGCGGCTGTCCACGGATCCGGCCCCGAAAGCGCTTAATGTTTACGTCGGGGACGGTTATTATTTCGGCATTTGGGACCGTTTTGATTATTGGCAGATCAATGCCGCTATCCCCAAGGGAAGCTACGCCGCGCTTCGTTCGCTCGGCATCGTCCATTTGCAAAAACAATTGATCCCCGTCCTTCCCGAGCTGGCCCTCCGCATGGGAGGGCTTCAATGGTCCGACGTTTCCACTCTTTGCGTGGAACCCGGGATGGCGTCACGATGGTACCGGCCCGGCCTCCTCTTGATCGGTGACGCGGCCCATGTCATGTCCCCCGCCGGCGGGGTGGGCATCAATTGCGCCATCCAGGACGCCGTCGCCACGACCAACGTTTTGACCCTCCCCCTCCGAAGAGGCGATGCGCGCCTGAAAGACCTGGCCGAAGTGCAGCGGATCAGGAAATGGCCCGTTTGGCTGATGCAAAAACTGCAAGATCAGGCGCAGAAACGCCTGATCACGAAGGCCCTGACCACAAAAAAGTATCGAATCCCCTTCTACATGCAACACTCGTGGACCCGGGACTTGGCGACGCGCATCACCGGCATGGGCATCAACCCGGTCCATGTCAAAAGATTTTAA